A window of the Acidimicrobiales bacterium genome harbors these coding sequences:
- a CDS encoding mechanosensitive ion channel: MTGTDWIIVAGMLIGGILAGLLASRLVFRALAKDTRPPALQEAASPLSSLVLWGGVIIGMISALGVISPDALDQLPKDLIAFLPRVLSAAIIVILANVVSAFALTAIGPALARASAAVQRQVSMAVRGTIVGLAVLLAVAQLGIDTTVVNLGVAAIFFGLAASFTLLVGLGGRGIAAEVASTRTLRRMLAIGDHIQSGDLAGTVVGLHPTAIELETADGERVLVPSSSIASERLVIDRAAPPGTGAPQA; the protein is encoded by the coding sequence ATGACCGGAACCGACTGGATCATCGTCGCAGGCATGCTGATCGGCGGCATCCTCGCCGGGCTGCTGGCTTCCCGCCTGGTCTTCCGGGCCCTGGCGAAGGACACTCGTCCGCCGGCGCTCCAGGAGGCGGCCTCCCCCCTGTCGAGTCTGGTGCTGTGGGGCGGGGTCATCATCGGCATGATCAGTGCCCTCGGTGTGATCAGCCCCGACGCCCTCGATCAGCTGCCGAAGGATCTCATTGCCTTCCTGCCCCGGGTGCTGTCGGCGGCCATCATCGTGATCCTGGCCAATGTCGTGAGCGCATTCGCGCTGACGGCGATCGGTCCGGCGCTGGCTCGAGCGTCGGCGGCCGTACAGCGGCAGGTGTCGATGGCGGTTCGTGGCACGATCGTCGGACTCGCCGTCCTGCTCGCCGTCGCCCAGCTCGGGATCGACACCACCGTGGTCAATCTCGGTGTTGCCGCCATCTTCTTCGGACTCGCCGCCAGTTTCACGTTGCTGGTCGGGCTGGGTGGTCGTGGGATCGCCGCCGAGGTCGCTTCGACGCGAACGCTACGGCGCATGCTCGCCATCGGTGACCACATCCAGAGCGGCGACCTGGCCGGCACCGTGGTCGGGTTGCATCCGACAGCGATCGAACTCGAAACCGCCGATGGCGAACGGGTGCTCGTGCCGTCCTCGTCCATCGCGAGCGAGCGTCTCGTCATCGATCGGGCCGCACCTCCTGGCACCGGAGCGCCACAGGCCTGA
- a CDS encoding Mrp/NBP35 family ATP-binding protein: MTFVNHQHAPNDDPAGGDTGSPSPADVMEVLRGVIDPELNLDIVSLGMAKRADVDNGVVTITIALTTLGCPLRAQITSDATARIGSMPGVSDVQIEWTELSAEEKALTMDRARKHAVDTAGETAIAPTTKVLAIASGKGGVGKSSVTVNLAAALAMRGLHVGIIDADIWGFSVPRMLGIEGRLDADGTGERPIIKPHSLAFGSGRLDVVSMGFLVEDEESALLWRGLMLNRAVQHFLEDVAWADDLDYLVIDMPPGTGDVAMGLARMLPRAEMIVVTTPATGAQKVAARAVTMARKSYVRVAGIIENMSAFITEDGRSYELFGSGGGAALAASSGAPLIGQVPIEPAVSHGGDAGTPAVLGEGAAASAFHQIAERIVTEVAPPIEMAGCTARLLAAAEAALDELEL; the protein is encoded by the coding sequence ATGACGTTCGTGAACCACCAGCACGCTCCGAACGACGATCCGGCCGGAGGTGACACCGGCTCGCCGTCGCCGGCCGACGTGATGGAAGTGCTGCGCGGGGTGATCGATCCGGAGCTGAACCTCGACATCGTGTCGTTGGGGATGGCCAAGCGAGCCGATGTCGACAACGGTGTGGTCACCATCACCATCGCGCTCACCACCCTCGGCTGCCCGCTCCGGGCCCAGATCACCTCCGACGCCACGGCCCGGATCGGTTCGATGCCTGGGGTCTCCGACGTCCAGATCGAGTGGACCGAGCTGAGCGCCGAAGAAAAGGCGCTGACGATGGATCGTGCCCGCAAACACGCCGTCGACACTGCGGGTGAGACCGCCATCGCTCCCACCACCAAGGTCTTGGCCATTGCGTCCGGAAAGGGCGGGGTCGGCAAGTCGTCCGTCACGGTCAACCTCGCCGCTGCGCTCGCCATGCGTGGGCTGCACGTCGGGATCATCGACGCCGACATCTGGGGATTCTCGGTGCCACGCATGCTCGGCATCGAGGGTCGACTCGACGCCGACGGTACGGGAGAACGCCCGATCATCAAGCCCCACTCGCTGGCGTTCGGCTCCGGCCGGCTCGACGTCGTCTCGATGGGGTTCCTGGTCGAAGACGAGGAGTCGGCCCTGCTGTGGCGCGGCCTGATGTTGAACCGTGCCGTGCAGCACTTCCTCGAGGATGTCGCCTGGGCCGACGATCTCGACTACCTCGTCATCGACATGCCACCAGGCACCGGCGATGTCGCAATGGGTCTCGCTCGGATGTTGCCCCGAGCCGAGATGATCGTCGTCACCACGCCGGCCACGGGCGCACAGAAGGTGGCGGCACGAGCGGTGACCATGGCACGCAAGTCCTACGTCCGGGTGGCGGGCATCATCGAGAACATGTCGGCGTTCATCACCGAGGACGGCCGCTCGTACGAACTCTTCGGGTCCGGAGGCGGGGCCGCCTTGGCCGCGTCCTCCGGCGCTCCACTCATCGGGCAGGTCCCGATCGAGCCGGCGGTGTCGCACGGTGGCGATGCCGGCACACCTGCGGTGCTCGGTGAGGGAGCGGCAGCCAGCGCGTTCCATCAGATCGCCGAGCGAATCGTCACCGAGGTTGCGCCGCCGATCGAGATGGCCGGTTGTACCGCGCGACTGCTCGCTGCAGCCGAAGCCGCGCTCGACGAACTCGAGCTCTGA
- the erpA gene encoding iron-sulfur cluster insertion protein ErpA, with product MITVTDNAAGKLKTLLDEEGDAALALRVAVRPGGCSGFSYEMFFDADSAADDITSTVGDGVRVIVDPTSAQLLNGATLDYKDGLQQAGFSIDNPNAQRTCGCGQSFS from the coding sequence ATGATCACTGTCACCGACAACGCCGCAGGCAAGCTGAAGACTCTTCTCGACGAAGAGGGCGACGCTGCGCTGGCACTTCGAGTCGCCGTGCGCCCCGGCGGATGCTCCGGCTTCAGCTACGAGATGTTCTTCGACGCCGACTCGGCCGCCGACGACATCACGTCCACCGTCGGTGATGGCGTTCGCGTGATCGTCGACCCCACCAGCGCACAACTGCTCAACGGGGCCACGCTCGACTACAAGGACGGCCTTCAGCAGGCCGGCTTCTCGATCGACAATCCCAACGCCCAGCGCACCTGCGGCTGCGGGCAGTCGTTCAGCTGA
- a CDS encoding 2Fe-2S iron-sulfur cluster-binding protein produces MTDHARPRTLDFELNGTPVQVDDVGDTLLGVLRGPLATTSVKDGCSPQGQCGCCTVLVDGQPRVACVTPARRVAGRTVTTVEGLPPERAGRWANSFCATGGSQCGFCTPGIVLRLDALDHKVTDRSDHHAVEHALLAHLCRCTGWQTIIEAWDHDGSADDERDLDAASRRATLEGHAPQRVDPAVVLGAGGFAADSAPHDALIAVPDGRGGWAVGETLHSARTAASKVQGRRTTVEHTWPIDVPDDGGDPWAATLQTTWVEPGYLETDAAWCEPGGEPVAPLANGGAFGAKGQSAVSAAAKGLADEHGRAVLALYSREDAVRLGPKRPPMAAGIRSDGTGVMIVAAAPGIEAAVAAVAPGLEVRTVTLPGPSCSSELRAAGWAEALVLQRALEPVDRPVVAPNGAEASASFRDGVISVSVRCGEILDRVVLRSYCIGAAHMAYSWVTSEALTVDDAGDIHDLTVRSFGITRAVDMPKVEVELIDDDSPAINGSDAVFAAVASAVWQRSGLTPRWSTGTAGMMTS; encoded by the coding sequence ATGACCGATCACGCGCGCCCGAGGACCCTCGACTTCGAGCTGAATGGCACACCGGTGCAGGTCGACGATGTCGGCGACACGCTGTTGGGTGTGCTCCGCGGCCCACTCGCGACCACGAGCGTGAAGGACGGCTGCAGCCCACAGGGTCAGTGCGGCTGTTGCACCGTGCTGGTCGACGGCCAGCCACGGGTGGCGTGCGTGACGCCGGCCCGTCGTGTTGCGGGGCGGACCGTGACCACGGTGGAAGGACTGCCGCCGGAGCGGGCCGGTCGTTGGGCAAACAGCTTCTGTGCGACCGGAGGAAGCCAATGCGGCTTCTGTACCCCGGGTATCGTGCTGCGGCTCGACGCGCTCGACCACAAGGTGACCGACCGGAGTGATCACCACGCAGTCGAGCACGCACTGCTTGCTCACCTCTGCCGTTGCACCGGATGGCAAACCATCATCGAAGCGTGGGACCACGACGGTTCAGCCGACGACGAGCGCGATCTCGACGCCGCCTCTCGCCGAGCCACGCTCGAAGGGCATGCGCCGCAGCGAGTCGATCCGGCGGTGGTGCTCGGCGCCGGCGGGTTCGCTGCCGACAGCGCGCCGCATGATGCGCTCATCGCCGTTCCCGATGGTCGGGGTGGCTGGGCCGTCGGCGAGACGCTCCACTCGGCTCGGACGGCAGCTTCCAAGGTCCAGGGGCGGCGCACCACCGTCGAGCACACCTGGCCGATCGACGTACCGGACGACGGTGGCGACCCATGGGCGGCGACGCTTCAGACTACGTGGGTCGAACCGGGGTATCTCGAGACGGATGCCGCCTGGTGCGAGCCAGGAGGTGAACCCGTCGCACCCCTCGCGAACGGCGGTGCGTTCGGAGCCAAGGGCCAGTCGGCGGTCTCGGCGGCGGCGAAGGGGCTGGCCGACGAGCACGGGCGAGCGGTGCTGGCGCTCTACAGCCGTGAGGACGCGGTGCGGCTCGGGCCGAAGCGCCCGCCGATGGCCGCTGGGATCCGAAGCGACGGCACCGGCGTGATGATCGTCGCCGCCGCCCCGGGTATCGAAGCGGCGGTCGCAGCGGTGGCGCCGGGGCTCGAGGTTCGCACCGTCACGCTCCCCGGGCCATCGTGCTCGAGCGAGCTGCGGGCAGCCGGTTGGGCCGAAGCGCTGGTGTTGCAGCGGGCGTTGGAGCCTGTCGACCGACCGGTCGTCGCTCCGAATGGCGCCGAGGCCAGTGCGTCGTTCCGTGACGGGGTGATCTCGGTCAGCGTGCGGTGTGGCGAGATCCTCGACCGGGTCGTGCTGCGGTCCTACTGCATCGGTGCCGCGCACATGGCGTACTCCTGGGTGACGAGCGAAGCGCTCACGGTCGACGACGCCGGTGACATCCACGATCTCACAGTTCGTAGCTTCGGGATCACCCGAGCGGTCGACATGCCGAAGGTGGAGGTGGAACTGATCGACGACGACAGCCCGGCAATCAACGGCTCGGATGCGGTGTTCGCCGCGGTGGCATCGGCGGTGTGGCAACGCAGCGGCCTCACACCTCGGTGGTCGACCGGAACTGCTGGCATGATGACGTCATGA
- a CDS encoding Rid family detoxifying hydrolase produces the protein MSTPVGPYTPVVPAGPFVVTSGQIGIADGAVVAGGLEAELRQAMANLAAVLESGGARMDQVVKTTVFMTSMADYALMNSVYTELFGDHRPARSAVAVKELPLGALIEIEALAYVG, from the coding sequence ATGAGCACACCCGTTGGTCCGTACACCCCCGTTGTTCCCGCCGGCCCGTTCGTGGTCACCAGTGGTCAGATCGGCATCGCCGATGGTGCCGTGGTCGCCGGAGGACTCGAAGCCGAGCTGCGCCAGGCCATGGCCAATCTGGCGGCGGTGCTCGAGTCCGGCGGCGCCCGCATGGACCAGGTGGTGAAGACCACGGTCTTCATGACCTCGATGGCCGACTACGCCCTCATGAACTCGGTCTACACCGAGTTGTTCGGGGACCATCGGCCGGCCCGCTCGGCGGTTGCGGTGAAGGAGCTGCCCCTCGGTGCCCTGATCGAGATCGAGGCGCTCGCCTACGTCGGCTGA
- a CDS encoding histone deacetylase family protein: MLVVRSDVHAAHHVSELDGGQLIPSWESPIRATNVVLALEAAAMGPSIAPDPVDQAELAAIHASDYLDFMSSAFDRWVAAGRTASSAMGFCFPGHRTRSIIPDHIEGQLGHYSFALDCSIGEHTWTAALESVAIAQTAAQRVADGERSAFALCRPPGHHATRDQFGGYCYLNNSAAAAQRLRAQGFAKVGIIDVDYHHGNGTQDIFYERGDVVFASIHCDPRQQFPFFLGHADETGEGEGVGANFNYPLPRGTELGAWMAAFESAMADLTAAGVEALVVSLGVDTYTGDPISDFQLDIGDYPTIGKQLAGLGLPTVFVMEGGYATAELGGNIVGVLQGFEGAGASA; encoded by the coding sequence GTGCTGGTCGTGCGATCCGATGTGCACGCCGCTCATCATGTGAGCGAGCTCGACGGCGGCCAGTTGATTCCCTCGTGGGAGTCGCCCATTCGTGCGACCAACGTCGTGCTCGCACTCGAGGCTGCGGCGATGGGTCCGTCCATCGCCCCGGATCCGGTCGACCAGGCCGAACTGGCTGCGATCCACGCGTCGGACTACCTCGACTTCATGTCGAGCGCGTTCGATCGATGGGTCGCCGCCGGCCGAACCGCCAGCTCGGCCATGGGCTTCTGCTTCCCGGGCCATCGAACTCGGTCGATCATCCCCGATCACATCGAGGGCCAGCTCGGCCACTACAGCTTCGCGCTCGATTGTTCGATCGGTGAGCACACCTGGACCGCAGCGCTGGAATCGGTGGCGATCGCCCAGACCGCGGCGCAGCGAGTGGCCGACGGCGAACGCTCGGCCTTCGCTCTGTGTCGTCCGCCGGGTCATCACGCCACCCGTGATCAGTTCGGTGGCTACTGCTACCTGAACAACTCGGCGGCGGCTGCGCAGCGGCTGCGGGCTCAGGGCTTCGCCAAGGTCGGCATTATCGATGTCGACTATCACCACGGCAACGGCACCCAGGACATCTTTTACGAACGGGGCGATGTGGTCTTCGCGTCGATCCACTGTGATCCTCGCCAGCAGTTCCCGTTCTTCCTCGGCCACGCCGACGAGACCGGCGAGGGCGAAGGTGTCGGGGCGAACTTCAACTATCCGCTGCCTCGCGGCACCGAGTTGGGAGCCTGGATGGCGGCATTCGAATCGGCGATGGCCGATCTGACCGCTGCCGGTGTCGAGGCGCTCGTGGTCTCGCTCGGTGTCGACACCTATACGGGTGATCCGATCAGCGACTTCCAACTCGACATCGGCGATTATCCGACCATCGGGAAGCAACTCGCAGGCCTCGGGCTGCCAACCGTCTTCGTGATGGAGGGTGGCTACGCCACGGCCGAGCTGGGCGGCAACATCGTCGGCGTGCTGCAAGGCTTCGAAGGAGCCGGCGCTTCCGCGTAA
- the serS gene encoding serine--tRNA ligase: MIDLRRLREDADYRAGAVRKGATEDAIGSLLDADETARTARSATEELRATQNAASKEIGRAKPEERQAKIDAVAGLKSELAALEARLAEADEAVKTLALAVPNPAHESVPAGGEDDFRVEATFGTETPPRAESHGEIGERLGLVDTERAVRMSGSRFAYVMGDAVLLQFGLVQYVLNKLVRKSFIPVIPPVLVREEMMIDAGFFPTDRNQVYELEKDELYLVGTAEVGLAGLHRGERLEEGELPKRYVGYSSCFRREAGTYGKDTQGLFRVHQFDKVEMFIYSDPSTSWDELEYLRSTEQEIFTELDIPHRVITVAAGDLGAAAAKKYDIEAWLPSEQRYREVTSCSNYTDYSARRMGTRMKTDRGTEFAHTLNGTACAIGRTMLMIFENHQQDDGTIAVPEVLRPFCGLEVIEPK, from the coding sequence GTGATCGACCTGCGACGACTCAGAGAAGACGCCGACTACCGCGCGGGCGCCGTCCGCAAGGGAGCAACCGAGGACGCCATCGGCTCCCTGCTCGACGCCGACGAGACGGCCCGCACCGCTCGTTCTGCCACCGAGGAGCTGCGAGCCACACAGAATGCGGCGTCGAAGGAGATCGGTCGGGCCAAACCCGAGGAGCGTCAGGCGAAGATCGATGCCGTCGCCGGCCTGAAATCCGAGCTGGCGGCCCTCGAGGCGCGGCTCGCCGAAGCCGACGAGGCTGTCAAGACCCTCGCCCTCGCCGTCCCGAACCCGGCCCACGAGTCGGTACCCGCCGGTGGTGAAGACGACTTCCGCGTCGAGGCCACCTTCGGTACCGAGACACCGCCACGCGCAGAGTCGCACGGCGAGATCGGCGAGCGACTCGGTCTGGTCGACACCGAGCGAGCCGTGCGCATGTCGGGCAGCCGATTCGCCTACGTGATGGGTGACGCCGTCCTCCTCCAGTTCGGTCTCGTGCAGTACGTGCTCAACAAGCTCGTCCGCAAGTCGTTCATCCCGGTGATCCCGCCGGTGTTGGTGCGCGAAGAAATGATGATCGACGCCGGCTTCTTTCCGACTGATCGCAACCAGGTCTACGAACTCGAAAAGGACGAGCTCTATCTCGTTGGCACCGCCGAGGTCGGCCTCGCCGGGCTGCACCGGGGCGAACGTCTCGAAGAGGGCGAGCTGCCGAAGCGCTACGTCGGCTATTCCTCATGCTTCCGCCGCGAAGCCGGTACCTACGGCAAGGACACCCAGGGCCTGTTCCGCGTGCACCAGTTCGACAAGGTCGAGATGTTCATCTACAGCGACCCGTCGACCTCCTGGGACGAACTGGAATACCTCCGCTCGACCGAGCAGGAGATCTTCACCGAGCTCGACATCCCCCACCGTGTGATCACCGTGGCGGCCGGCGACCTCGGAGCGGCCGCCGCCAAGAAGTACGACATCGAGGCATGGCTCCCGTCCGAGCAGCGGTACCGCGAGGTGACCTCGTGCTCGAACTACACCGACTACTCGGCCCGACGCATGGGCACCCGCATGAAGACCGACCGAGGCACCGAGTTCGCGCACACGCTCAATGGCACTGCTTGCGCGATTGGTCGAACCATGCTGATGATCTTCGAGAACCATCAGCAGGATGACGGCACCATCGCCGTCCCCGAGGTGCTCCGGCCGTTCTGCGGGCTCGAGGTCATCGAGCCGAAGTAG
- a CDS encoding AMP-dependent synthetase/ligase codes for MTTDQTALDNLPLRFLSTLEEYPDIEVLRWKDADGEWASWTMQQLADETARLTTALRNLGVGAGDRVVLMLMNRPEFHALDLAVMFLGATPISIYNSSAPEQIEYLVGHCGAKVAIVENAAFFDRFAQVRGALPTLEHLAVVDDPAGATGGLSYAELAASEPTDLAPLASTCQPDDLATVIYTSGTTGPPKGVMLTHSNITFTLGVMERQLEEQTDIGEAAGKRYISYLPMAHIFERLLGHYYMINLATQVICCPDTSKIAAYAAETSPHILIGVPRVWEKIYAGVNAVLSADPEKGGPFNEAVEAALPIVEKMTWGTATDEEIETWNFLDAVAFSQVRPLVGLNECKIAISGAAPLPAEIMAWFRAIGVPLTEGYGLSETTAALTWAGAVKPGYVGFAADGVELKLGDDGEVLTRGKHVFPGYLNDPEKTAEAIDEDGWFHTGDIGEIDDDGYLKIVDRKKELIITAGGKNISPANLEASLKMIPLVGQACAIGDQKPFVSALVVLDPDAAAAWAARHGLTGDDASMAALAENPDVLAEIDAGLAEAMSKYNNAEAVKKVKVLADEWLPDSALLTPTSKLKRRGVMSTFAAEIDALYAK; via the coding sequence ATGACGACTGACCAGACTGCGCTCGACAACCTTCCGCTGCGGTTCCTCTCGACGTTGGAGGAGTACCCCGACATCGAGGTGCTCCGCTGGAAGGACGCCGACGGCGAGTGGGCGAGCTGGACCATGCAGCAATTGGCCGACGAGACGGCCCGACTCACCACGGCGCTGCGCAATCTTGGCGTCGGTGCCGGTGACCGGGTCGTCTTGATGTTGATGAACCGTCCCGAGTTCCATGCACTGGATCTGGCCGTGATGTTCCTGGGGGCGACACCGATTTCGATCTACAACTCCTCGGCTCCCGAACAGATCGAGTATCTGGTCGGTCACTGTGGTGCCAAGGTCGCCATCGTGGAGAACGCGGCCTTCTTCGACCGGTTCGCCCAGGTGCGCGGGGCCCTGCCGACGCTCGAACACCTCGCCGTGGTCGACGACCCCGCCGGTGCCACCGGTGGGTTGAGCTATGCCGAACTCGCCGCCTCCGAACCCACCGACCTGGCACCGCTGGCGTCGACCTGTCAGCCCGACGACCTGGCGACGGTCATCTACACCTCCGGCACCACCGGCCCGCCGAAGGGTGTGATGCTGACCCATTCGAACATCACGTTCACGCTCGGTGTCATGGAGCGACAACTCGAGGAGCAAACCGACATCGGCGAGGCTGCCGGCAAGCGCTATATCTCCTACCTGCCGATGGCCCACATCTTCGAACGGCTCCTGGGCCACTACTACATGATCAACCTGGCGACCCAGGTCATCTGTTGCCCCGATACCTCGAAGATCGCGGCCTACGCCGCCGAAACCAGCCCGCACATCCTGATCGGTGTCCCTCGGGTCTGGGAGAAGATCTACGCCGGCGTCAATGCCGTGCTGTCGGCCGACCCGGAGAAGGGCGGTCCCTTCAACGAAGCGGTCGAAGCCGCGCTGCCGATCGTCGAGAAGATGACCTGGGGCACGGCGACCGATGAGGAGATCGAGACCTGGAACTTCCTCGACGCCGTTGCGTTCAGCCAGGTGCGGCCGCTCGTCGGTCTGAACGAATGCAAGATCGCCATCAGCGGTGCCGCGCCGTTGCCGGCCGAGATCATGGCGTGGTTCCGGGCGATCGGTGTGCCGCTCACCGAGGGGTATGGCCTCTCGGAGACCACCGCCGCGTTGACCTGGGCCGGCGCGGTGAAGCCTGGTTATGTGGGCTTTGCGGCCGACGGTGTCGAGCTGAAACTCGGCGATGACGGTGAGGTGCTGACTCGTGGCAAGCACGTGTTCCCCGGCTACCTCAACGACCCCGAGAAGACGGCCGAGGCGATCGACGAAGACGGCTGGTTCCACACCGGCGACATCGGTGAGATCGACGATGACGGCTATCTCAAGATCGTCGATCGCAAGAAGGAACTCATCATCACCGCCGGCGGCAAGAACATCAGCCCGGCCAACCTCGAAGCATCACTGAAGATGATCCCGTTGGTGGGTCAAGCCTGCGCGATCGGCGATCAGAAGCCGTTCGTCTCGGCGCTGGTGGTGCTCGATCCCGACGCCGCGGCGGCATGGGCCGCCCGCCACGGGCTGACCGGTGACGACGCCTCCATGGCGGCCCTTGCCGAGAATCCCGACGTGCTGGCCGAGATCGACGCCGGCCTGGCCGAGGCCATGAGCAAGTACAACAATGCCGAGGCCGTGAAGAAGGTGAAGGTGCTCGCCGACGAGTGGCTGCCCGACTCGGCCCTGCTCACCCCGACGTCGAAGCTCAAGCGTCGTGGTGTGATGTCGACCTTCGCCGCCGAAATCGACGCCCTCTACGCCAAGTAG
- a CDS encoding response regulator transcription factor: MAESFVVFPNPPPPDLARALDLDGYQWTAVSSSSELSDVEPDEGFTGAIIVADEQAEAAFSLCRDLRKRDVPIEPLLLLVSGSQLDELASRDDHYDDFIITPFHPRELEARLKHLLWRAGRGVRPELVEYGPIALNVETYQASLDGRPLDLTYMEYELLRFLTAQPGKVFTRETLLNRVWGYEYYGGARTVDVHVRRLRAKLGEEHANLIQTIRSVGYKLGQSRWG; the protein is encoded by the coding sequence ATGGCCGAATCGTTCGTCGTTTTCCCGAACCCACCTCCCCCCGACCTGGCCCGCGCCCTCGACCTCGACGGCTATCAGTGGACTGCCGTGTCGTCGTCGAGCGAGCTGTCCGACGTCGAGCCCGACGAGGGCTTCACCGGCGCCATCATCGTCGCCGACGAGCAGGCCGAGGCGGCCTTCTCGTTGTGCCGCGACCTCCGCAAGCGCGATGTCCCGATCGAGCCGCTCCTGCTCCTGGTCTCTGGCAGCCAGCTCGACGAACTGGCGAGCCGCGACGACCACTACGACGACTTCATCATCACCCCGTTCCACCCCCGCGAGCTCGAGGCTCGACTCAAGCACCTGCTGTGGCGGGCGGGGCGCGGCGTTCGACCCGAGCTCGTGGAATACGGACCGATTGCGCTCAACGTCGAGACGTATCAGGCCTCACTCGATGGTCGCCCGCTCGACCTCACCTACATGGAGTACGAACTCCTCCGGTTCCTCACCGCACAACCGGGCAAGGTGTTCACTCGCGAAACCTTGCTCAATCGGGTGTGGGGCTATGAGTACTACGGCGGCGCTCGCACCGTCGACGTGCACGTACGTCGCCTCCGGGCCAAGCTCGGCGAGGAACACGCCAACCTGATCCAGACCATCCGGTCGGTCGGCTACAAGCTCGGCCAGTCCCGTTGGGGCTGA
- a CDS encoding glutamine synthetase family protein, with amino-acid sequence MERQHEYVLRAVEERNVKLIRLWFTDVLGQLKSVAISPIELENALEEGLHFDGSAIDGFSRVQESDVLAKPDPSTFELLPWADGGSTGRMFCNIFNHDGKPFEGDPRHVLRRNLATVRDAGFELMAAPEMEFFYFADGDPTGPPTALDSGGYFDLTTSDVASDLRRQTISVLEQMGIPVEYSFHEDSPSQHEIDLRYTGASEMADQIMTFRLVVRELALERGHYASFMPKPVAGVQGSGMHLHLSLFESDNNVFHDSESPYHLSKIGQQFTAGLLHHAREITAVTNQLVNSYKRLVVGYEAPVWVGWARNNRSALVRVPVTRPDKHSSTRIEFRSPDPACNPYLAFSVIAAAGLKGIQEGYELPAEASDNLFELDQRSASKLGIAALPASLAEALDEMERSELVQNALGEHIFEWFLRNKRDEWRSYKAHVSQWELERYLPRW; translated from the coding sequence GTGGAACGACAGCATGAGTACGTCCTACGGGCCGTCGAGGAACGCAACGTCAAACTGATCCGTCTGTGGTTCACCGACGTCCTGGGTCAGCTGAAGTCGGTCGCGATCTCGCCCATCGAACTCGAGAACGCGCTCGAGGAGGGCCTGCACTTCGACGGCTCGGCCATCGACGGTTTCAGCCGGGTGCAGGAGTCCGACGTCCTGGCCAAGCCCGACCCCAGCACCTTCGAACTCCTGCCGTGGGCCGACGGCGGCTCGACCGGCCGGATGTTCTGCAACATCTTCAACCACGACGGCAAGCCGTTCGAAGGCGATCCACGCCACGTGTTGCGCCGCAACCTCGCCACGGTGCGAGACGCCGGTTTCGAACTGATGGCCGCACCCGAGATGGAGTTCTTCTACTTCGCCGACGGTGATCCGACCGGCCCGCCGACGGCGCTCGACTCGGGCGGCTACTTCGACCTCACCACGAGCGACGTCGCCTCCGACCTCCGCCGCCAGACCATCTCGGTCCTCGAGCAGATGGGCATCCCGGTCGAGTATTCGTTCCACGAGGACTCGCCCTCGCAGCACGAGATCGATCTTCGCTACACCGGCGCCTCCGAGATGGCCGACCAGATCATGACCTTCCGACTGGTCGTTCGAGAGCTTGCGCTCGAGCGGGGGCACTACGCCAGCTTCATGCCCAAGCCGGTCGCCGGCGTGCAGGGCTCAGGCATGCACCTCCACTTGTCGCTGTTCGAAAGCGACAACAACGTGTTCCACGACAGCGAGTCGCCCTACCACCTCAGCAAGATCGGCCAACAGTTCACCGCCGGCCTGCTCCACCACGCCCGAGAGATCACGGCGGTCACCAACCAGCTCGTGAACTCCTACAAGCGGCTCGTGGTCGGCTACGAAGCGCCGGTCTGGGTCGGCTGGGCCCGCAACAACCGTTCCGCACTCGTACGAGTGCCGGTCACCCGACCCGACAAGCACAGCTCCACCCGTATCGAGTTCCGCTCGCCCGATCCGGCGTGCAACCCCTACCTCGCGTTCTCGGTCATCGCCGCCGCCGGCCTCAAGGGCATCCAGGAGGGCTACGAGCTTCCGGCCGAAGCCAGCGACAACCTGTTCGAACTCGACCAGCGAAGCGCCAGCAAGCTCGGAATCGCTGCGCTGCCGGCGTCGCTGGCCGAGGCGCTCGACGAGATGGAGCGATCCGAACTCGTGCAGAACGCCCTCGGCGAGCACATCTTCGAGTGGTTCCTCCGCAACAAGCGCGACGAGTGGCGCAGCTACAAGGCGCACGTCAGCCAATGGGAACTCGAGCGCTACCTGCCGCGGTGGTGA